The DNA segment AGCGTGCAACCAAACACAGTCCCACATGCACATGAAAACATGGATCAGCCATCATGCATTGCCCTCTCTTTTTATTTACATCTGTGTTTACAAATGCTATACTTAAGTTTTTATGATACAGAGCAATCATAGTATTAAACAAGATTTTCATTCATAACATTTCCATGGATGATATTCACATGACTCATTTAGTTGATGCATAAACACAGATATGAATAAAAAGAGGGGCATAATGAATATCTGCatatatttcaatttatatatgcattttaatatgcaCCACACATGCAGCCTCACGCACTTTAGTTTCTTGGCCCACACAATATCTGTGGGCTGTATTTATTCTTATGatagaaaaatgaaatattttctttaacaATGCTTGACACAGGGACAAATGTAGGTGtgctattcatttatttcattgaaCTGGACTGTAAAGCTGAGAAGGGCCCATGGCCTTATTTGTATTTGACTAAAATAGTTGTGAAAGGAGTACATTTCttgggttaaaaaaacaaacaaacaaacaaaacatgcagTGCTGTTTGTCAAATGGCCATTGACTTTGAAAATATATCTGTTGTAGAAAGATCAGTTATGCAAAAGTGATTTGCATCGTTTCACTGACAGACTGTCATAGCTGGTTAATAACACTGCATGTTTTAATGCAGTACCTCTAAATagagcaaaaaaatttaaatcagcaGAACTCTGATTGCAATAAGCATGAAGGGAGAATTAAGCCTTATTTGAACAGTCTTGAGTCCAGTTTAAAATAAACCTCATTACCGTTTTTGCTTGAAAATGAAACACAGGTGCCTGTTAACGCTTCTGTCGCCACCTTTTGGTGAGGATGATTGAATCAATGCAGAAcattacaatgcaaaaaaaaaacgaaaaaaaaaaaaaaaaacagcaaaagccACCAAACAGTTAGTAAAAACAAGCTAATGAATGATACTTGACAATCTGTAGAAATCAGTATCCTCTTAGAAAAATTCCAGAATTAAACTTTGAAAATGCTGCTTCAAATAATTTCCAATGAATTATAGCATGTGGTAAATGGCCATAAGTTTTAGGAGTACATGGCTGACTATAACAGTAGAAACATATGTAAtgcttttttattgaaatattgaaaCAAAATTGTCACATACTGAACATAATTATCATTAGCTTTGAAACTAAAAATAGCTTGGTGAATTCCCTCACTTAACAAAATATGAATAccataaaggaaaaaaataaaataaaaacaacataatataaCCTTTTGATGCAAACAGACATACTGTGACCTGAAAACCATGCAACTCACCCTGAcataatgaaaatgcaatatttaaaggCAATAAACTTATCATCATACAGTCATGCAGAACAACTAAGTGAAAccatatacagtcttgttcaaaataatagcagtacaatgtgactaaccagaataatcaaggtttttagtatactttttattgctacgtggcaaacaagttaccagtaggttcagtagattctcagaaaacaaatgagacccagcattcatgatatgcacgctcttaaggctgtgcaattgggcaattagttgaattagttgaaaggggtgtgttcaaaaaaatagcagtgtggcattcaatcactgaggtcatcaattttgtgaagaaacaggtgtgaatcaggtggcccctatttaaggatgaagccaaaacttgttgaacatgcatttgaatgctgaggaaaatgggtcgttcaagacattgttcagaagaacagcgtactttgattaaaaagttgattagagaggggaaaacctataaagaggtgcaaaaaatgataggctgttcagctaaaatgatctccaatgccttaaaatggagagcaaaaccagagagacgtggaagaaaacggaagacaaccatcaaaatggatagaagaataaccagaatggcaaaggctcagccaatgatcacctccaggatgatcaaagacagtctggagttacctgtaagtactgtgacagttagaagacgtctgtgtgaagctaatctattttcaagaatcccccgcaaagtccctctgttaaaaaaaaaggcatgtgcagaagaggttacaatttgccaaagaacacatcaactggcctaaagagaaatggaggaacattttgtggactgatgagagtaaaattgttctttttgggtccaagggccacaggcagtttgtgagacgacccccaaactctgaattcaagccacagtacacagtgaagacagtgaagcatggaggtgcaagcatcatgatatgggcatgtttctcctactatggtgttgggcctatttatcgcataccagggatcatggatcagtttgcatatgttaaaatacttgaagaggtcatgttgccctatgctgaagaggacatgcccttgaaatggttgtttcaacaagacaatgacccaaaacacactagtaaacgggcaaagtcttggttccaaaccaacaaaattaatgttatggagtggccagcccaatctccagaccttaatccaattgagaacttgtggggtgatatcaaaaatgctgtttctgaagcaaaaccaagaaatgtgaatgaattgtggaatgttgttaaagaagcatggagtggaataacagctgagaggtgccacaagttggttgactccatgccacacagatgtcaagcagttttaaaaaactgtggtcatacaactaaatattagtttagtgattcacaggattgctaaatcccagaaaaaaaaatgtttgtacaaaatagttttgagtttgtacagtcaaaggtagacactgctatttttttgaacacacccctttcaactaattgcccaattgcacagccttaagagcgtgcatatcatgaatgctgggtcttgtttgttttctgagaatctactgaacctactggtaacttgtttgccacgtagcaataaaaaatatactaaaaaccttgattattctggttagtcacattgtactgctattattttgaacaagactgtatatgatgtaaatattgatttaataatCGAGACATGACTGAATGTAGTCTCACAGATTTTCAGAAGTTTAGCTAATAAGCATTTCAAACTTTCACTTGAAGGATTCAGGGAATTCAGTGGAGACGAGAGAAGGGACTGACGTCAAGCAAGTCTGGAGAGGTCTGTTCAttcatttagaaattaaataagaTTAATCAATAGATAAAATGTGCCAATAATCTATTATTAAAATACAGAGGTGCTGTACAAAACTCTAAATGACTAGCAACAGATTATCCCGTCATTTGAAAAGATATGTTATTTCTTTTAGTTATATATTACTTAATGAGATATATTTCAATAACGAAGTTCATAGAAAGTAAATATTGAAACCTCTATTGATCTGCTGTAGAGAGCTCACTTCTTCTGCTTGAAGAATTTTACAGGTCTTTGGATTTTGCAATTGTTGCTGAATCTTGGGTGATGTTGGTCATGAAAGTCTTCCTTGAAAAAGCAGCTTGTCTTCAGTGCCAAAAGAAGTTAACTCTAGATGAATAATCTAGCTATAGAGCACAAAAGGAGAAGTCTGgtcaataaatattatatttggaCCTGAACAAAAATCTAGTAGCTGTCCTCTCATACCCCTATGTAACATCACTAAATGTAGATTGAAACAGCGATTTCATTTTGAAACGGTATCTTatatttaacattgtaaaaaaggGGAGtatcttaaattattattgtgtttGTTAAAGGGTTCCTTCAACAAACAGTTGTGATAATGTTATTGACCCTcagattcttttttcttttttatatatgatCTTATGGCACACAGGTTAGTAAAGCAATACATGTTTAGAGGGCTCTTTAGCTTCTTTTAATAGGAGAAATATTGGAAAGGTACATTCATACATTTCCAAAGCACTTGTACTACCTCTTATTCAAACATTTTCATCATATCATTGTGCTGGACTTGCATTTAGTATTTctgcatttaatgttttttgaaatgTTGGAACAGTTGAGGTTTTCTCAGGTCGCTCATTGAAAGAGTTTGATATTCTGCTTGATATTGggcttttaattaatgttttcctTACGGTCTTCCTTCTATTAATGCACTATTTAATTAACAACATATCAGTTTTGgttgcattatttatttgtcaGGCTTGGCAGTAGTCACGGCCTAATTGTGATAAACACACAGTTTTCAACCAAACCACAGACATTAGGAGTGAATGCAAAGGGGAAGTTCCGACCATCATGTGAAGTGTATGTTTTTCCTGAAAAGTATTTCTCTGTTAATCTTTTGACATTGGAATGTAAAGCAAATTTCTCTGagacctaaaaaaaaatttaatgctgCCATATCGTGATATCGTGCATGTGTGTTCACGCAACCTGTGATTCTAAAAATGTGTATGAAGCTTTGTTAAAAACCTTAATGAAGAAATCACTGAGAAAATGCAATAACAGAGGATGTGGTAGAAAATTAAAAGGTGGATGGCTggttttattttcttcagtttcttTCAGGTTATCATTTAATTAACTCTGATGCATGAGGAAATATctttaattggaaaaaaacaaattggtaattgttttttttactgaatcCGATACATTCAGATGCTTTATGAAGACCGAGCTACACTAGATGTTGGGACAAAAATGTAAGACCAATGGGAATAGAGGCCTCAAGGATTTAAAAGTCCACAGAGTCAAAAGGAACACGGTCTAAAGGAGTAAAAGTTTGGAAAATCATAAACTTGGAATTTGGAACACCAACCTGATATTCGATCTCAGCTCATTGTTTGACATCAGTCCCTGTAAAACTGAATGTAAAACACATGCTTTATCATACATGCTCCACTTAGCCCATAATCCCGAATTCTCGATCCCATTGTTTCCTTAAGCCAGTGTGCAGCCTGTTTCTCCCCATTGGACTGCACAGTCATGcatattatatttctttataagaagcagcaactgaaataaaatgttttggacAAAACAAAGGTTGTTATGTGTTCTGGATTAGTAATTGCAAGAAGGAAgagctttattattttatttattttttgcttttggtcaggaaaaaaaattaaaaccgaAAGTACAGCTTTACAATGAACAGTAAATTTACAGGAAATGTGAACAGTGAGACTAAAAAAAGCATGATGTTTTTTACATAATACTTATGTCGAAATGATTATAAAATTGAACAATATCTAGAATCAAGATTTCTGTTCTCGTCTGAGATTTGGCTTTCCTCCGATGTCACGAAAGCATGAATTTATGCGCCCATGGTTCACCTTCTCATGGCCATCTCTGAAACATGACATTCaatatggaaatatattttcctttcttgTACATTAATGTGCACAAACATGTGAAACATACCTCCATTACGGTGTAGATCCAGTTGAGAAGTTGACTAACATCAGTGTAAACTCCAGGTTTTCCCTCCCGTGCACAGCCCACTCCCCAGCTCACTATACCCATCAACTGCCAACGAGATGAAAGGTACACTAGCGGACCCCCACTGTCCCCCTGGAAAAGAGAATACTTTAAAGTGACAATAATATTTGGAAATAGCTTTCTTCTGGATACAAAGACAACGATATACATCTCCTCTGAAGGCGAGCCTGTATTAGATTTTTAATTGTTGTAACCTGACAAGCATCTATGTTTCCTTTGAGGAATCCTGCACAAAGCATTCTGGGAGTTATTGCAGAACCGTAAACAGAGGGCTTGGAACACTCTGATCTGTCAATCAGGGGCACCAAAGCTTTCTGTAGCACAGAGGGAAGCTCACCTGTGTAAAATGAGAATGAGGAAATGCCAGAGACAAAACAATGTAGAAAATGTGTGTGAAACTGAACAAAAGGTGGATTTCTGATTTCAAACGGGTAGAAGGTCACAGTCCTGCCTTAGAGTTTCCAATTATCCATTAAGTTACAAAGCCCCTTCCTCTTACCTTTCTCCTTGAGCAATCCCCACCCAGTCACCACAAGCATCTCCTTCACAGACAGCTGGTGTGGGGGTAAACAAACTGGCAAAATTGAGTCTAAGGATATAGAGAAAATGAGACCTTTAGCCAGTGACATTTATTTGGGCATCAAAAACCACTGACTTTACTACTCTAAGGggtactccatcccaaaatgaaaattgtcaatcCCTTACCcagatgtcgttccaaacccataaaagctctgtttgtcttcggaacacaatttaagatattagAAATGAAAACCTGGaagcttgagactgtcccatagactgccaagtaaataacagtgtcaaggtccaaaaAAGGTATGAAAACtcatcatcagaatactccatctgtgCAAACTGGTTTATATGAAGCGACTGGAACACAATTTGTAAGTGAagataacaaaaataatgactttattcaataattcattTGTCaatggtctcctctgtgtcacttcATATCACTGTGCTGCGTAAGCTCTTCTGTCCTGCacaccacaaggatgcgctgttttgtttcaAATCAAAGCAAACTACACATAGAACATCCTTGTGGCACAAAGGACAGAAGAGCTTActttgcttacaaaaagtgttcttgtcacttcatataacccagattgcacgtctgatggcagatggagtgtTCTGGCAATGATTTTTCATACCTTTGATGGACCCTGACacttatttacttggcagtctgtgGGACGGtttcaagcctccaggttttcatccaaaatatcttaaattgtgttctgaagactaactgagcttttacgggtttggaacaacatgggggtaagggattaatgacaaaaatattcattttagggtggagtatccctttaactacAGACCTTACTTGCTTCGAGTACTTCGATGTTAGAGTAATTACTCCAATTTAATTAGGaattaagttaaaaaaagtttttttttttttttaaatgggagtTCTCTTGTTGTTATTAAAAAGGATTAAAAACATTGTATCTTAAAATGTCAAGCTAGCAGCAAAGGAGGGAAAATATAGTTAGTAGTGCCTCAAGCAACTTTGTCTTGTATAATAATTTAGTCTCATTTTAAATCTCTGATACAAGAAAGCAGTAAATCAGAATGGATAAATGAAGTACTGTACCTCCAACAGTGACAGGCCAAGTGAGTTTTAGCATGGCAATGTCAAAGTCATTACTCAAGTGACTGTAGTTATTGTGGACAACAATCGTATCGACACTGACACCCCTGGATCCTAACACTTTGGTCTGACCCAACACCACAGTCCATCGACTCAGCTCTCGTGTCCTGCTaagagtttgtgtgtgagaaagtgatGCAGCAGGTTACTAAACGACAACTAAGTGGACAAACTAACCTATAGTCATAAATGTAAACAAGTAAAAATTTGTTTTCTTAATGTAAAgagaataattttatttaaaatcaactgGTTTAGGTTTACTATTTAAGACATATCATTAGTCAACTGAGTTCTTTAgtggaaaatctgaataaaatcaaaatgcTTTTGACTGAAATTCTGTTCTAGAACACATCTTGCATTTGTGAATGACTTACCCTGTGAAACAGTGAGCAGCTGATATGACCCAGCGCTTGGACAGTAATGCTCCTCCACAGACATGCTGCTGGTTCCACTGAAGACTAACCTGCCACGGCCAGTGTTCGACTGCTGTGTCCACCCCACCAACAATACGGTCCTCTCCCACCACCTCTCCACAGTCTGTATTAACACACGGGGgatatttataataatcagagACCGGACCAAACAAGATATTAGAATGCTTCctaattgctgaaaaaaaaaagaaaactgtaaataaaattgacattCAGATTTGAAGTagaattaattgaaacaaaaaaattcaattgATTTAACTTAtttcaaagtttaaaaatatggaaaaatgctatttattttatttgctttatgtACAGCTAGAAGGACCATTGTTGAACATGCATGATTTTCCCAGAGTGTTTTAAATATCTTTCAACTGCAATTCAATAAATTCCCCTTCCTGTCATTCTGTCCAATTGTGTGTGCTGTGGCCAATTAAATTCAAATCCCATGAATGGATAGGAAGCCAAAAACAATGCATAacctgatccacacacacacacacacacacacacatctcaacaGTTTTACCTGAGCAGGACACAGACACCACAGAGCCAGATAAACATCGGTCACTGTGTGAGAGCACATCATTATTTCCATATGTAAATGACAATGATTATTTTAAGTGGAGATATCACAAATTACCTCATAGCAAGTGTATCTCACCTGACTAAGAGGAAACTCTGGATGTCAGAGTGTGTGGAATTTTGGCTGACTGTAGCAAATGCATCTTGAGGGTTGAAGAGCAGACTCTTTACCGGGACTCGTGTACTTCGTGGACTCCTGTAGTGGAATATTTCCTGaataaacactttaaataaaCGATTTATACTGCAATCAATAGGAAGATGATCATATTTCTTAAATGTTGCAATATGACAGCACTAACGTGGTTTTTACAGCTTAATTTACTAATGGTCATTGGTTTTAAGCCATTGTGCCATGCGTGCGCTCTGCTTACACTGTATAGCCCAGTTGTTGACAGGCTAACCGTGTGTGCTTTGTCCTCCAGTTATCAGCACACACTGTTCTCCATCCTCCCTCATTAATGAATACCTGCAGGACCAGTCTGTCCCCCATCAGCCTCACTACATCGGTAAACATAGATGAAATCACTTGTTTGCCTATAAATTCATCTTTAGTAAAGCAAGGCAGGGGACAGTTAAGATTTCTCAAAAGTGGTGttataaataaaggttctttactggcatctCTGGTTCCATGTAGAACCTTAAACATCAGTGGCACccttcaattaattatattttttagatttttatcacattaaaaatgtataagaaaacaaaatagtaattttaataaCTACCGACtttaaggttctttatggaaccctCTACGAGGTTCTATGgcatagcattaaaaaaatatgaattttaaataaggaacctttatttttaagattgtgaGTGTGCATAATCACCTGGATAAGTGTCAGTGGTCCGCAGTTTGGATACACATGTGATTTCATCCTCACCGCCTGCACAGTTAGCCTTTCCATCACATGCCTTTTCTATTGAGATGAACTTCAGTGAGCCAGAGCAGAAGAAAAACTTGCTATTCACGATCCTGACGGCTGGAAAgaatacaataaaacaacaaagatCATTTTCAGAGAGAATGTTTTATATTAAGTGATCAAAGTGATAAAATTATTGTCAAATAGTTATAAGCATtacaatgaagaaaaataatgattGCATTGCAATAGGTACTTACTAAAATATAACCCCACCATCAAGGTCGCTAGTATGACTAGCACACAGCACACGGTGATAACAGTCGATCTCCAGCGTGCTCTGCTCTCCTCAGTCCTCAGTCTGCTCAGTTCTCGCCTTCGCTTTAGCCTCAGGGCCATGAGAAGCCAGAGAAAAAATAACCAATAGAAAGAAATCTAGCCAAAACAGTGGATTTTACTGGTTGTATGGCTAAATATATTCTGAATAAGTTTGTAGGTGTGACTGGTAGTATTATCTCATAGATCTAATTAGTGAATCTCACATGGGATTCCCATCATATGAAGGACTAACAGCTCACTAGACACTAGCAGTGTTTAGGGAATCCCTAGTTATCACCTTCACTCAGCTGATCCGTGTTAACTAATTAGTTGATGAGACTTTGGCTGAATTCAGAACAGCAACTCTAGTTCACGAAACAGCTTACTAGTTCTGCCACATTTGAGTAGTAGCCTATGCTATATACCAATGGCATTCTGAATTCAGCAATTGATTTCATATTCAGTTtagcatttattgaatgagcactgtgcattGTCCGAaatgattgcactatattttaagtaataattgttaataatttttaaattcatttttaactttttcaaagtttttacattccttgatttattgttgattattttatgtaaagcacattaaattaccattgtgtgtgatatgtactatataaataaacctacCTTGCATTGCTAATTTTTTTGGCATCTGAAAGACACATCTTGCCGAATAAAAATTATGACATGCAAAATACCAGGGTTTTTAAATATGTCCGACACACCTATACCTGATGCACATTTGCCAGTTTTGTATTAGAAATTTGAGACACTATTTATAAACGTGACTGTGTTTTGTCTGTGAAATGTATTaatgtgatgtttgtactggcagTCTTAATATATTCAACACTCAGACTATCTTGCCATTATTCTTAAATTGTGTGGGATATTGTGTGAAATGTGATCTGTGTACACATATCTCTATGATAAAGAATGACAGTCTGATAGCATCAATTTCTCAAAGTTTCTCAATTTCTGTTGTGATGGAAAATTCTATTCACTGTTTGGGTATCTGAACTGCAGTGTTTCTATTGACATGTTGTtaagaaactttttaaaaaggtGGCCTGTTAAACCAGTTAAACAGGtaaaagagagggagaaatgaGTAACTACAGGGTTGTACTGTGCCACTAGCATGTGCATGACAGAAAAGAAATACATAGCTTAGGGTTACAGGTAGAGTCTTCCTTATCTCTTTAAACGGATACTCATCAATGGAGCACAAACAGGTTTGAACACTTTAATACCTAACAAAATGTTCTCTAAACAAACATGGATATATAGAACAATTAATTATATAGGTATTTCTTGTATTTCAAGTGTGTGATCAGATCTTTTTGTGGTTAGTTTTGATACAACTCTTGTTTTGTgattttgttaatatataattGTGAATGTATTAGCATAACTTCTTTCTCATCAGCTTGTGTGTAACATTACAGTTGTCTTGGTATTGTGTCCTAGTTACCTTAGTTACCTGTAATAATTATTAACACATATACATTCTAACTTTCTAGGTagaatattttaatagtattagcTATTACCATTTggttataaaataaagtaacagaaTTATAAAAATGAGGCATATTacatgtgagtgagtgaatgattcactgtGGGAAATATATAGAGTATGTTTCAACTGGATGCCATTAGACAGAAGATCTGCAACATGCCATAAGAAAAAAACACAGTGTTATTTAGCGGACGTTGGTCATtgataattattacaaatgtgATTTTTGTGAAATCTAAGTATGGAGAAAATCTAAACCAATTAAATCATCTGGATTTGTTTAGACTCACAATAAATGCCTGTCACTGTAACTTACATCCTGTTGGGTTCAGTGCAatatgcatggcaaaaaaaaattgtctagtataTTAGACACTACACTAGTGAAAAATAATTAtcctaaaatttatataaaaatatacttataTACTACAAAtagatttacatatttatttgctcaataaaaatgtaatgcagtTGTACTATTGTTATAC comes from the Carassius auratus strain Wakin unplaced genomic scaffold, ASM336829v1 scaf_tig00035351, whole genome shotgun sequence genome and includes:
- the LOC113081958 gene encoding transmembrane protease serine 4-like isoform X2; its protein translation is MALRLKRRRELSRLRTEESRARWRSTVITVCCVLVILATLMVGLYFTVRIVNSKFFFCSGSLKFISIEKACDGKANCAGGEDEITCVSKLRTTDTYPVRLMGDRLVLQVFINEGGWRTVCADNWRTKHTRLACQQLGYTVSPRSTRVPVKSLLFNPQDAFATVSQNSTHSDIQSFLLVSDRCLSGSVVSVSCSDCGEVVGEDRIVGGVDTAVEHWPWQVSLQWNQQHVCGGALLSKRWVISAAHCFTGTRELSRWTVVLGQTKVLGSRGVSVDTIVVHNNYSHLSNDFDIAMLKLTWPVTVGDSILPVCLPPHQLSVKEMLVVTGWGLLKEKGELPSVLQKALVPLIDRSECSKPSVYGSAITPRMLCAGFLKGNIDACQGDSGGPLVYLSSRWQLMGIVSWGVGCAREGKPGVYTDVSQLLNWIYTVMERWP
- the LOC113081958 gene encoding transmembrane protease serine 4-like isoform X1; translated protein: MALRLKRRRELSRLRTEESRARWRSTVITVCCVLVILATLMVGLYFTVRIVNSKFFFCSGSLKFISIEKACDGKANCAGGEDEITCVSKLRTTDTYPVRLMGDRLVLQVFINEGGWRTVCADNWRTKHTRLACQQLGYTVSPRSTRVPVKSLLFNPQDAFATVSQNSTHSDIQSFLLVSDRCLSGSVVSVSCSDCGEVVGEDRIVGGVDTAVEHWPWQVSLQWNQQHVCGGALLSKRWVISAAHCFTGRTRELSRWTVVLGQTKVLGSRGVSVDTIVVHNNYSHLSNDFDIAMLKLTWPVTVGDSILPVCLPPHQLSVKEMLVVTGWGLLKEKGELPSVLQKALVPLIDRSECSKPSVYGSAITPRMLCAGFLKGNIDACQGDSGGPLVYLSSRWQLMGIVSWGVGCAREGKPGVYTDVSQLLNWIYTVMERWP